The following proteins come from a genomic window of Citrobacter europaeus:
- the yidA gene encoding sugar-phosphatase has translation MAIKLIAIDMDGTLLLPDHTISPAVKTAIAAARARGVNVVLTTGRPYAGVHSYLKELHMEQPGDYCITYNGALVQKAGDGSTVAQTALSYDDYRYLEQLSREVGSHFHALDRNTLYTANRDISYYTVHESFVATIPLVFCEAEKMDPATQFLKVMMIDEPEILDKAISRIPAEVKEKYTVLKSAPYFLEILDKRVNKGTGVKSLADALGIKAEEVMAIGDQENDIAMIEYAGVGVAMDNAIPSVKEIANFVTKSNLEDGVAYAIEKFALQ, from the coding sequence ATGGCTATCAAACTTATTGCTATCGACATGGATGGCACACTTCTGCTGCCCGATCACACCATTTCACCTGCGGTCAAAACGGCGATTGCCGCGGCGCGCGCGCGTGGCGTGAATGTGGTGCTGACTACGGGGCGCCCGTATGCCGGCGTTCATAGCTATCTGAAAGAACTACATATGGAACAACCCGGTGACTACTGCATTACCTATAACGGTGCGCTGGTGCAGAAAGCGGGGGATGGCAGTACCGTGGCGCAAACCGCGCTGAGCTATGATGATTATCGTTACCTGGAGCAACTCTCCCGGGAAGTTGGCTCGCATTTCCACGCCCTCGATCGCAATACGCTGTATACCGCGAACCGTGATATCAGCTACTACACGGTGCACGAATCGTTTGTTGCGACGATTCCGTTGGTGTTCTGCGAAGCCGAGAAAATGGATCCCGCAACCCAGTTTCTGAAAGTGATGATGATTGACGAGCCGGAGATCCTTGATAAAGCCATTTCGCGCATACCTGCGGAAGTAAAAGAGAAGTACACCGTGCTGAAAAGTGCGCCGTATTTCCTCGAAATCCTCGATAAACGCGTCAATAAAGGGACTGGCGTAAAATCGCTGGCCGATGCGTTGGGCATTAAAGCCGAAGAGGTGATGGCGATTGGCGATCAGGAAAACGACATTGCGATGATTGAATACGCAGGCGTGGGCGTTGCCATGGATAACGCTATTCCATCAGTCAAAGAAATCGCCAACTTTGTGACCAAATCCAACCTTGAAGATGGCGTCGCGTATGCCATTGAGAAGTTTGCGCTGCAATAA